GCCCACGCTTCTGTCGCCCGACCGTCGAACGCGAGGGCCCAGTTGTCAGCCGACCAGGCATACCCATCCGCCAGACGGACGGGACGCTGGGAATACACTGCCCTGCCATGTCATCCGAGCAGGTCACCGTCGGCCCGGTCGAACTCAGCTACACCCTCACCAAGGACGACTGGCTCGACGGCTTCGTCGCCCACCGGCGCCATGTCCGGCGTCCCTGGCTGATCCCGGTACTCATCGTCGCCGCGCTCGTCGGGCTCCTCCCCGGGCTCATCTCTTCTGGCGGCCCCCGCGCCATGTCGGCGGCCGACGTCGCAGCCGTCGCCATGGTGGCTCTCGTCGGCCTCGGGCTCGGCCTGCTGCTGTTTCGGTTCATGGTCTCCGCCCGCTGGATCTATCGCTGGCAGGTACGGCTGCTGATGCGCGGGAATCCCTGGCTGTCCGAGCCCATCCGAGCCACCGTGGATGACACCGGGCTACGTCTCACCAGCGCAAGCCGAAGCGAAACAGCCGCCTGGTCCCAATACCTGCGGTATGTCGAGACGGAAAAGTCGTTCGTTCTGCGCGCGTCTGAGCGGCTTGGTGCAGCGGTACTCGTGCTGCCCAAGCGCGGCCTGGTGACCGGCGATCCCGCGCGGCTACGGTCGTTGCTCGAGACAAACTGCCACCGGCGCGCTTGATCACCAGCCCGGCGCCATGCAGGAAAACCCGCGCATCTGTGCCGTCCTGATGGCCAGGCATTTTCGCCCGGTCCCCCTGGCCCTCACCAGACCTTTTTGGTCGTCGCAAGATGCTCATCGGATCCAGCCCGGGAAGCGGGTCATGATTGTTCGGGCCTGCCGGCCGGTCACCCACTCCACCGGCCAGCACGGGTACGGCACCAGGCGCGGCAGCCAACGCGCATGCAGTGCCGCCCCCGGCCCAGTCCCCGCCATGGACGCAGCCCCGCCGCCTCCTCTCGGACGGTGGTCGCTGTGGTGAGCCTCGTTCACGGTGATCGACTCGATGTCAGCGATGTCGGGGTGTCCCGGGCGGCCGGATGGCCCGATATCGGCGACACCGAGTCGATCTACCTCAGCCGGTCGAGCTGGGTGCCGGATGAGCGGTGTCGACTGTTCCTGGTCGCCTTTCACTGCGCCGCCTCGGCACCGGATCTCCCTCGTCGATTGAGAGGGACGCGGCGACCAGGTGATTCTGCACCGCCCGCGGGCGGAACGGTGATCGGTGATCGGTGATCGGTGATCAAGGCTCTGACCTGGTGCCCCCGGCAGGATTCGAACCTGCGACACACGGTTTAGGAAACCGATGCTCTATCCCCTGAGCTACGAGGGCGCGAGGGCCCAGTCTAGCGACCTGGGGTTCACCTGGGCTGGCAGGGAGTGGCCCACATTCACCCACGTCATCCGGACCGCCGTTCTCCCAGCCCAGGACCACACCCGAGCACCCGAACCCCGGGTTACGAACGGCGGTCGGCCGCAGTGATCCGCGTTGGCACCGGTTGGCATCCGCTGGAGCAGCCTCCGTGTGGCCCCCGTTGATCTTGGTGGACATGGTGGGACGGCGGGCTGGACCGGGGGTGGCTCGTGTCGATTCCTTCCGAGCCGATGGGACGGATGCG
Above is a window of Micromonospora coriariae DNA encoding:
- a CDS encoding YcxB family protein translates to MSSEQVTVGPVELSYTLTKDDWLDGFVAHRRHVRRPWLIPVLIVAALVGLLPGLISSGGPRAMSAADVAAVAMVALVGLGLGLLLFRFMVSARWIYRWQVRLLMRGNPWLSEPIRATVDDTGLRLTSASRSETAAWSQYLRYVETEKSFVLRASERLGAAVLVLPKRGLVTGDPARLRSLLETNCHRRA